The Actinosynnema mirum DSM 43827 genomic interval TCGAAGTCGCGCTGCTCGCACAGCGCGTCGAAGACCACGTCGCACACCAGGTCGACCGCCAGCGGCAGGTCGGAGTCCAGGACGTGCGCGTAGTAGCAGGTGTGCTCCTTGGCGGTGAACGCGTTGAGCTCGCCGCCGACGGCGTCGATCTCCTCGGCGATGGCCGCGGCCGTGCGCCGCGCGGTCCCCTTGAACAGCAGGTGCTCCAGGTAGTGCGCCGCGCCCGCGACCTCGGGGGCCTCGTCGCGCGAGCCGACCTGCACCCAGAGCCCCACGGCGGCCGAGCGCGCGCCGGGGATGTGCTCGGTGATCACCCTCAGCCCGGACGGGAGCAGGGTGCGCCGCACCACCACGCCCGACGGGCTCTCCTCCAGCAGCTCGGTCACACCCCGCCCAAGCGGACGGCCGCGGTCGCCAGAGGCGCCCGCGGCCGTCCTGATGACGCGCTCGGTCACTGGTCCGAGGACTCCGGAGCCGAGGTCTCAGCGGTCTCGGCGGCCGGGGCGGCGGCCTTGTCGGCCCCCTCCTCCTCGGACACCAGCACCAGGCTGATCTTGCCGCGCTGGTCGATGTCCGCGATCTCGACGCGGAGCTTGTCGCCGACCTTGACGACGTCCTCGACCTTGCCGATGCGCTTGCCGTTGCCCAGCTTGGAGATGTGGATCAGGCCGTCCTTGCCCGGCAGCAGGGAGACGAACGCGCCGAACGCCGCGGTCTTGACCACGGTGCCCAGGAAGCGCTCGCCGACCTTCGGCAGCTGCGGGTTCGCGATGGCGTTGATCAGGCCGATGGCGGCCTCCGCGGACGGGCCGTCCGCCGCACCGACGTAGATCGTGCCGTCGTCCTCGATGGAGATGTCGGCGCCGGTCTGCTCGGTGATCGAGTTGATCATCTTGCCCTTGGGCCCGATGACCTCGCCGATCTTGTCGGTCGGGATCTTGACCGACGTGACGCGCGGCGCGAACGGGCTCATCTCGTCCGGGACGTCGATGGCCTCGGCCATGACCTCCAGGATCGCCAGGCGCGCGTCGCGGGCCTGGGACAGCGCCGACGCCAGGACCTCGGACGGGATGCCGTCGAGCTTGGTGTCGAGCTGGAGCGCGGTCACGAACTGCTTGGTGCCCGCGACCTTGAAGTCCATGTCGCCGAACGCGTCCTCGGCGCCGAGGATGTCGGTCAGCGCGACGTACTCGGTCTTGCCGTCGACCTCGTCGGAGACCAGGCCCATGGCGATGCCCGACACCGGCGCCTTCAGCGGGACGCCCGCGTTGAGCAGCGACATCGTGGACGCGCAGACCGAGCCCATGGACGTGGAGCCGTTGGACCCCAGCGCCTCGGAGACCTGGCGGATCGCGTACGGGAACTCGTCGCGCTTGGGCAGCACCGGCATCAGCGCCCGCTCCGCCAGCGCGCCGTGGCCGATCTCGCGGCGCTTGGGCGAGCCGACCCGACCGGTCTCACCGGTGGAGTAGGGCGGGAAGTTGTAGTGGTGCAGGTACCGCTTGTGCGTCTCCGGGGAGAGCGAGTCGATCTGCTGCTCCATGCGGAGCATGTTCAGCGTGGTGACGCCCAGGATCTGGGTCTCGCCGCGCTCGAACAGGGCGGAGCCGTGCGTCCTGGGGATGATCGCGACCTCGGCGCCGAGCGACCGGATGTCGGTCAGGCCGCGGCCGTCGATGCGGACCTTGTCGCGCAGGATGCGCTGGCGCACGAGCTTCTTGGTCAGCGAGCGGAACGCGGCGCCGACCTCCTTCTCGCGGCCCTCGAACTGCGCGGCCAGCTTCTCCAGCACCGACGCCTTGACCTCGTCGATGCGACCCTCGCGCTCCTGCTTGCCCGCGATGGTCAGCGCCTGGGCCAGGTCGCTCGCGCCCGCGGCCTCGACGGCCTCGAACGCGTCAGCCTGGTAGGCCGGGAAGGTCGGGAACTCGCCGGTCGCCTTGGCGGCGACCTGCGCGAGCTGGGCCTGCGCCTCGCACAGCACCTTGATGAACGGCTTGGAGGCCTCGAGACCGGCGGCCACGACCTCCTCGGTCGGGGCCTGGGCGCCCTCGCCGATCAGGTCGATGACCTTCTCGGTGGCCTCGGCCTCGACCATCATGATCGCGACGTCGTCGCCCACGACGCGGCCGGCGACGACCATGTCGAAGACGGCGTTCTCCAGCTGCTCGTGGGTCGGGAACGCGACCCACTGGCCCTCGATCAGCGCCACGCGGACGCCGCCGATGGGGCCGGAGAAGGGCAGGCCGGCGAGCTGCGTCGACGCGGACGCGGCGTTGATCGCCACGACGTCGTACAGGTCGGCCGGGTTCAGGCTCATGACCGTGATGACGACCTGGATCTCGTTGCGCAGGCCGTCCACGAAGGACGGGCGCAGCGGGCGGTCGATCAGGCGGCAGGTCAGGATCGCGTCCGTGGACGGACGGCCCTCGCGGCGGAAGAACGAGCCGGGGATGCGACCCGCGGCGTACATGCGCTCCTCGACGTCCACCGTCAGCGGGAAGAAGTCGAAGTGCTCCTTCGGCGCCTTGGAGGCGGTGGTCGCCGAGAGCAGCATGGTCTCGTCGTCCAGGTACGCGACGACGCTGCCTGCGGCCTGGCGGGCCAGGTGACCGGTCTCGAACCGGATGGTGCGGGTGCCGAACCGACCGTTGTCGATCACGGCTGAAGTCTCGTGGACCTCGATGTCCGTCATATGCGAACTCCTCGTCTGCGGGTCGCAGCGCCCTGTGGCGCGGGATCGCGGTTCGGACGAGGCCGGTCTTCGATCGAAGTCCCCTGGTCGCATCCTGCTCCCAGGGGGCCACTACCGAGGACCGGCGAACAGTCGTCCCGTGCGCGTGCGTGCGTCCCCACGTTGTCTACAGCGTGTGTTCTGTTGTCTTGTTCAAACTACGCCGAAGGGGAGTGACCGGCCCGGTCACTCCCCTTCGGCACGCGTCACCTGCGCAGGCCGAGGCGCTGGATCAGCGTCCGGTAGCGCGCGATGTCGGACTTCTTGAGGTAGTCGAGCAGACGGCGGCGACGGCCGACCAGCAGCAGCAGACCACGACGCGAGTGGTGGTCGTGCTTGTGCTTCTTCAGGTGCTCGGTCAGGTCGGCGATGCGCTTGCTCAGCAGCGCGACCTGCGCCTCGGCCGAACCGGTGTCCGTGTCGTGGACGCCGTACTCGGTGAGGATGGTCTTCTTCTGCTCGGTGGTCAGTGCCACTTCGTGGTGCTCCTCAATCGCCTGGAAATCGGTGCCGTGGAGCCCCGGTGAACCGGGGTAGGCGGTACTGGCCGCCACGGACCGCAGCCAGACCCAACGTGATAGGTTACCAGCAGTTGCGGCCACTAAGCCGAAGGCGTGGCCAATTGCACCCGTTCGAGAACGGTGTAGCCCACTCCCAGCTCGCTCCGCACCAGCGCGACCTCGCTCGCGGTCCACTCCGCGCCGGTGAAGTCCAGCCTCGGGAACCGCTTGGCGCGCCGCGACCGCGCGA includes:
- a CDS encoding polyribonucleotide nucleotidyltransferase, which encodes MTDIEVHETSAVIDNGRFGTRTIRFETGHLARQAAGSVVAYLDDETMLLSATTASKAPKEHFDFFPLTVDVEERMYAAGRIPGSFFRREGRPSTDAILTCRLIDRPLRPSFVDGLRNEIQVVITVMSLNPADLYDVVAINAASASTQLAGLPFSGPIGGVRVALIEGQWVAFPTHEQLENAVFDMVVAGRVVGDDVAIMMVEAEATEKVIDLIGEGAQAPTEEVVAAGLEASKPFIKVLCEAQAQLAQVAAKATGEFPTFPAYQADAFEAVEAAGASDLAQALTIAGKQEREGRIDEVKASVLEKLAAQFEGREKEVGAAFRSLTKKLVRQRILRDKVRIDGRGLTDIRSLGAEVAIIPRTHGSALFERGETQILGVTTLNMLRMEQQIDSLSPETHKRYLHHYNFPPYSTGETGRVGSPKRREIGHGALAERALMPVLPKRDEFPYAIRQVSEALGSNGSTSMGSVCASTMSLLNAGVPLKAPVSGIAMGLVSDEVDGKTEYVALTDILGAEDAFGDMDFKVAGTKQFVTALQLDTKLDGIPSEVLASALSQARDARLAILEVMAEAIDVPDEMSPFAPRVTSVKIPTDKIGEVIGPKGKMINSITEQTGADISIEDDGTIYVGAADGPSAEAAIGLINAIANPQLPKVGERFLGTVVKTAAFGAFVSLLPGKDGLIHISKLGNGKRIGKVEDVVKVGDKLRVEIADIDQRGKISLVLVSEEEGADKAAAPAAETAETSAPESSDQ
- the rpsO gene encoding 30S ribosomal protein S15; the protein is MALTTEQKKTILTEYGVHDTDTGSAEAQVALLSKRIADLTEHLKKHKHDHHSRRGLLLLVGRRRRLLDYLKKSDIARYRTLIQRLGLRR